The following are encoded together in the Bactrocera neohumeralis isolate Rockhampton chromosome 6, APGP_CSIRO_Bneo_wtdbg2-racon-allhic-juicebox.fasta_v2, whole genome shotgun sequence genome:
- the LOC126762826 gene encoding shematrin-like protein 2: MALAATTITTTRPEGAVTTERKHNNKSNGMVAVTLAPPVVLSTSNTITIETTTSTSSPQHCHSGGITGVAVGVGVGVGVGVNVSSAANVGLGSIGIGSTLCSSGDSGISSSTPSLVSQLSPPPTIICSLPTSTISNNIAISASVGAAICSSGAVAAGRCSPIITGNYCALSNGLAGISVSSHTTTTSIYGGGGNNSNCNIINKPKSSLSPLQRLPISGNLSTYGSGSGGGGGGFGGSGGGGVGVSGPVPAHL; encoded by the exons ATGGCactagcagcaacaacaataacaactacacgACCAGAAGGTGCAGTGACAACAGAgagaaagcacaacaacaaatcaaacGGTATGgt cgcCGTTACACTGGCACCACCCGTCGTTTTGTCAACATCAAATACCATTACAATTGAGACAACGACCTCAACATCGTCACCGCAGCACTGCCATAGCGGTGGCATCACCGGTGTTGCGGTCGGCGTCGGCGTCGGCGTTGGTGTTGGCGTCAACGTCAGCAGCGCCGCCAATGTCGGCCTGGGCAGCATTGGCATCGGCAGCACGCTCTGTAGCAGCGGCGACAGCGGCATTTCATCGTCAACGCCATCGCTGGTCTCGCAACTTTCACCGCCACCCACCATAATATGCAGCCTGCCAACGTCGACGATCTCAAATAATATTGCGATTAGCGCTAGTGTCGGCGCAGCAATATGCAGTAGCGGCGCGGTAGCAGCTGGTCGCTGTAGTCCCATTATCACCGGCAATTACTGTGCGCTCAGCAATGGTCTGGCAGGTATTTCGGTGTCCAGTCACACAACTACCACGTCGATTTATGGTGGCggtggcaacaacagcaattgcaaTATCATAAACAAACCGAAATCATCTTTAAGTCCGCTACAACGCCTACCCATCAGCGGTAATCTTTCCACATATGGTAGTGgtagcggcggcggcggcggtggcttCGGCggcagtggtggtggtggcgttgGTGTTAGTGGACCAG TGCCAGCACACCTCTAA